The proteins below come from a single Actinomycetota bacterium genomic window:
- a CDS encoding magnesium transporter CorA family protein: protein MLNIYKTDLVTGETREADKIEKGCWIFLKDPSEAEIEKVSA from the coding sequence ATGCTAAATATTTATAAAACAGATCTGGTAACCGGTGAAACAAGGGAAGCAGATAAAATTGAAAAGGGATGCTGGATATTTCTGAAAGATCCTTCAGAAGCGGAAATTGAAAAAGTTTCGGCT